In one Pirellulales bacterium genomic region, the following are encoded:
- the rplX gene encoding 50S ribosomal protein L24: MHIRSNDQVEVIAGADKGTRAKVLRILGSRNKVVVEGVARVQKHMRRSQQNPRGGRLSKEMPIAISNIMLVCPVCGKRTRTGVRTEQDGSKHRYCKRANCGKNIGPLSPARKKKETTAT; encoded by the coding sequence ATGCACATCCGCTCGAACGATCAAGTGGAAGTCATTGCCGGGGCCGATAAAGGGACGCGCGCCAAGGTGCTGCGCATTCTCGGCAGCCGGAATAAGGTGGTCGTCGAAGGCGTCGCCCGGGTGCAGAAGCACATGCGCCGCAGCCAACAGAACCCGCGCGGCGGCCGGTTGTCCAAGGAAATGCCGATCGCGATCTCGAACATCATGCTTGTCTGCCCCGTGTGCGGCAAGCGCACCCGGACGGGCGTGCGTACCGAGCAAGACGGCAGCAAGCACCGTTATTGCAAACGGGCCAATTGCGGCAAGAACATCGGCCCGCTTTCGCCCGCCCGAAAGAAAAAAGAAACGACTGCCACGTAG
- the rplN gene encoding 50S ribosomal protein L14 — MIQMQTRLVVADNTGAKEVMCFKVLGGSKRRVAGLGDIIVCSVKTVIPGSEVKKKAVVKAVIVRCKRPTRRVDGSYIRFDSNAVVLIDNEKNPRGTRIFGAVARELRDRNFMKIVSLASEVV; from the coding sequence ATGATTCAAATGCAAACTCGGCTCGTCGTGGCCGACAACACCGGCGCCAAGGAAGTGATGTGCTTCAAGGTGCTCGGCGGCAGCAAGCGGCGCGTGGCCGGTCTGGGCGATATCATCGTTTGCAGCGTTAAGACGGTGATTCCCGGCAGTGAAGTGAAAAAGAAGGCCGTGGTGAAGGCCGTCATCGTGCGGTGCAAGCGGCCGACGCGCCGTGTCGATGGCAGCTATATCCGCTTCGACAGCAACGCGGTGGTGTTGATCGACAATGAAAAGAATCCCCGCGGCACGCGCATTTTCGGCGCCGTTGCCCGGGAGTTGCGAGATCGGAATTTCATGAAAATCGTCAGTCTCGCAAGTGAGGTGGTGTGA
- the rpsQ gene encoding 30S ribosomal protein S17, with protein sequence MPKRVEIGVVKSDRASKTRRVEIPRLVRHKKYGKILHHRTVCHVHDEKNESHEGDTVEIMESRPRSRLKRWELVRIVTKSRLVDLAAMKAASKSEKTSEPGAG encoded by the coding sequence ATGCCCAAGCGAGTCGAAATCGGCGTGGTGAAATCGGACCGAGCGAGCAAGACGCGGCGGGTGGAAATCCCGCGGCTGGTGCGCCATAAGAAGTACGGCAAGATCCTGCATCACCGAACCGTGTGCCACGTACACGACGAGAAGAACGAATCCCACGAAGGCGACACGGTCGAAATCATGGAAAGCCGTCCTCGCTCGCGGTTGAAGCGCTGGGAATTGGTGCGGATCGTGACCAAGAGCCGCTTGGTCGACCTGGCGGCAATGAAGGCCGCTTCGAAGTCGGAGAAGACCAGCGAGCCTGGAGCCGGTTGA
- the rpmC gene encoding 50S ribosomal protein L29: protein MAKAADLREMSDEQIVLTWKESAEQLFRLRLQAQTERLDAPSELRRQRRLIARCQTILNERKAKTAAAASAS, encoded by the coding sequence ATGGCGAAAGCAGCCGACTTACGCGAAATGAGCGACGAGCAGATCGTGTTGACCTGGAAAGAGTCGGCGGAGCAATTGTTCCGCCTCCGCTTGCAGGCCCAAACCGAGCGGCTCGACGCCCCCAGCGAGCTGCGCCGCCAGCGCCGCCTGATCGCCCGCTGCCAAACAATCCTGAACGAACGCAAAGCCAAAACCGCCGCCGCTGCGTCTGCGTCCTAA
- the rplP gene encoding 50S ribosomal protein L16 gives MALMPKRVKHRKSQRGRIRGDATRGNRVVFGDFGLQASQAGWLSAATIEAGRIAAQQYLRSEGRLYVRVFPHKSVTSIPLETRMGKGKGEPEFWAAVIKPGTVLYEISGVTEEAARLCFARLAHKMPVRVRFLRRRAS, from the coding sequence ATGGCGCTGATGCCCAAGAGAGTCAAGCACCGAAAAAGCCAAAGAGGACGTATAAGAGGTGATGCGACGCGCGGCAACCGCGTCGTGTTCGGCGATTTCGGTCTCCAGGCTTCGCAGGCCGGTTGGCTCAGCGCGGCAACGATCGAGGCCGGGCGGATCGCGGCCCAGCAGTATCTGCGCAGCGAAGGCCGATTGTACGTGCGCGTGTTTCCACACAAGTCGGTAACCTCGATTCCCTTGGAAACCCGGATGGGAAAGGGAAAAGGGGAGCCCGAGTTTTGGGCGGCGGTGATCAAGCCGGGAACGGTGTTGTACGAGATCAGCGGCGTGACGGAAGAAGCGGCCCGGCTTTGTTTTGCCCGGCTTGCGCATAAGATGCCCGTCCGGGTGCGGTTTTTGCGGCGCCGAGCGAGTTGA
- the rpsC gene encoding 30S ribosomal protein S3, with translation MGQKVNPVGFRVGIMEGWKSRWYASKQEFKELLIEDHRIRAFIHDKYKFAGIPKVEIERTRDEVKVILHTARPGVIIGRKGQEVERLQGELQELLGRRINIKIEEIGRPEIYAQLVAEDIAEQLAKRASFRRTMKRAVETTMEAGAKGIKIQLAGRLGGAEMARREKQIAGSMPLSTLRAKIDYGLTEAKTAQGHIGVQVWINQGTYEEVGHGADAQESQAPKKPKRTYKR, from the coding sequence ATGGGCCAAAAAGTCAATCCGGTCGGATTCCGTGTCGGCATCATGGAAGGCTGGAAAAGCCGCTGGTATGCCTCGAAGCAGGAGTTCAAGGAACTGCTGATCGAAGATCACAGGATCCGGGCCTTCATCCACGATAAATACAAGTTCGCCGGCATTCCGAAAGTGGAGATTGAACGAACCCGCGACGAAGTGAAAGTGATTTTGCACACCGCGCGGCCGGGCGTGATCATCGGCCGCAAGGGCCAGGAAGTCGAGCGATTGCAGGGCGAATTGCAGGAACTGTTGGGGCGGCGGATCAACATCAAGATCGAAGAAATCGGCCGCCCGGAAATTTATGCCCAACTGGTGGCCGAAGACATTGCCGAGCAGTTGGCCAAACGGGCCAGCTTTCGGCGCACGATGAAGCGAGCGGTTGAAACGACGATGGAAGCCGGCGCCAAGGGGATCAAGATCCAGTTGGCCGGCCGGTTGGGCGGGGCCGAAATGGCCCGCCGCGAAAAGCAGATCGCCGGCTCGATGCCGCTGTCGACCCTGCGGGCCAAGATCGACTACGGCCTGACGGAAGCCAAAACCGCGCAGGGGCATATCGGGGTTCAAGTTTGGATCAATCAAGGCACGTACGAGGAAGTTGGCCATGGCGCTGATGCCCAAGAGAGTCAAGCACCGAAAAAGCCAAAGAGGACGTATAAGAGGTGA
- the rplV gene encoding 50S ribosomal protein L22 produces MAYTATHRFAQISARKVRPLANLIRGKHADEALDILKYMPHRGARMLEKVLKSALGNAEDRRSVNISNLVVVDARVDGGPIVKRIQPHARGMAFMIKKRMSHIRVSLDSLY; encoded by the coding sequence ATGGCCTACACCGCCACCCATCGCTTCGCCCAGATCAGCGCCCGCAAGGTGCGTCCGCTGGCCAATCTGATCCGCGGCAAGCATGCCGACGAAGCGCTCGACATCCTGAAATACATGCCGCACCGCGGAGCACGGATGTTGGAGAAAGTGTTGAAAAGCGCGCTGGGCAACGCGGAAGATCGGCGCTCGGTGAACATCAGCAACCTGGTAGTGGTCGATGCCCGGGTCGACGGCGGCCCGATCGTCAAGCGCATTCAGCCACATGCCCGAGGAATGGCGTTCATGATCAAGAAGCGGATGTCGCACATTCGCGTGTCGCTGGATTCGCTGTACTAA
- the rpsS gene encoding 30S ribosomal protein S19: MGRSLKKGPYVDPKLFAKVEKQQTTGQREPIKTWARACTIIPEFVGQTFLVHNGKLHLKVFVTEDMVGHKLGEFAPTRTFRGHGGKASKAKAEPAAK, from the coding sequence ATGGGAAGATCGTTAAAAAAGGGCCCTTACGTCGATCCGAAGCTGTTCGCCAAAGTGGAAAAGCAGCAGACGACCGGACAGCGCGAGCCGATCAAGACCTGGGCGCGAGCTTGCACCATTATCCCCGAATTCGTCGGCCAGACGTTTTTGGTCCACAACGGCAAATTGCATTTGAAGGTGTTTGTAACCGAAGACATGGTCGGCCATAAGTTGGGAGAGTTCGCTCCGACGCGCACCTTCCGCGGCCACGGCGGCAAGGCATCGAAGGCCAAAGCCGAGCCGGCCGCTAAGTGA